In Paenibacillus algicola, a genomic segment contains:
- a CDS encoding AraC family transcriptional regulator — MPEARLLICDYSYHSATFHTSHKNGLTTYLFRLQTEGSCTVFCNGQEHHVQAGDLLLLEPGDVYELQIREDQDGRLASADYYMFCDGEWIKQWWKRMNRQRVSRIPMDDHMLGLWRQLLLEKRRGLEGENGELIGYLLRGLCLCLDRAMTENKTADRSAFTALRLKRFIEEHATVTFKLEEAALHVGLSLSRAVQLFKACYGKTMIQYALEIRLNAAVERMKYSSMTLEEIAETCGFASYSYFHRVFRSKYGMPPVKYREKKQQMTLPAEPLP; from the coding sequence ATGCCAGAGGCCAGACTGCTGATCTGCGACTATTCTTACCATAGCGCGACATTTCATACGAGTCACAAAAACGGATTGACCACCTATCTGTTCCGTCTGCAGACCGAAGGGTCATGTACGGTATTTTGCAATGGCCAGGAGCACCATGTTCAGGCAGGAGATCTGCTGCTGCTGGAGCCGGGCGATGTATATGAGCTGCAAATCCGGGAGGATCAGGACGGGCGTTTGGCGAGCGCCGATTATTATATGTTCTGTGACGGAGAATGGATCAAGCAATGGTGGAAAAGGATGAACCGCCAGCGGGTCAGCCGCATTCCGATGGACGACCATATGCTCGGTCTGTGGAGACAGCTGCTGCTGGAGAAGCGCCGGGGACTGGAAGGCGAGAATGGCGAGCTGATCGGGTATTTGCTGCGGGGGCTGTGTCTTTGTCTAGACCGGGCGATGACGGAAAATAAAACCGCTGACCGCTCCGCCTTTACCGCCTTGCGGCTGAAACGGTTTATCGAGGAGCATGCGACCGTCACCTTCAAGCTGGAGGAAGCGGCCTTGCATGTCGGGCTGAGCCTGTCCCGGGCCGTCCAGCTGTTCAAGGCCTGCTATGGCAAAACGATGATTCAATATGCGTTGGAAATTCGCCTGAACGCCGCCGTGGAGCGAATGAAATACAGCTCCATGACGCTGGAGGAAATTGCAGAAACCTGCGGCTTTGCCAGCTATTCGTATTTTCACCGGGTGTTCCGTTCCAAATACGGCATGCCGCCAGTGAAGTACAGAGAGAAGAAGCAGCAGATGACGCTCCCGGCCGAGCCGCTGCCATAA
- a CDS encoding class I mannose-6-phosphate isomerase, with amino-acid sequence MEQHSHTSFNRYPINRLKSTEFVNELQSGIDAFTAHILTGADHPEPAGPLRVCLDGTHGAHFKSLTSALEQVCIEQKKSLHILHTAAYLKPEAQLREEMARYLTDNRAFGYTAQEVRPMNYFREDALAQVQQDLNAPGIDICVLAGPGAALLTPGWPQLSYYIDLSRENQQLLHAQGMGSFGLGNTADKVETYKDCYFLQWPVWEPYRRDWLHHFGQLSAAGHQACYMDLNRDEQPVFLPVTALHRMLDQLAGQPFRVKPFFAPGIWGGQYLKELCDLPKEWDNCAWGFEPIAPENTLLIGVEEQVLELPFPLLMEAAPSSIMGTRNAELFGEYFPIRFDFLDTMDGGRLSVQVHPQQEYIEQVFNEHMTQQESYYVMEHKPGSTVYLGLTTGTTKDILLDAVEEAHATSVPLDVPRYVNEYTAEKGALYLIPPGTVHCSGQNNLVLEISSTPWWFTFKIYDYLRRDADGKPRPMNPGHARQNIKDDMDTQAAENGLIPKPVAVRRQGDNLEELLGQREDLLFQVKRLKLTDVWTDDTKGEFVMFNLVEGQRVRLIPLDNTSAAVEWGYAEAYIVPASLGPYRLENASEGPCTLIAARVSPEWNHPLLPFTRALSGAQFQ; translated from the coding sequence GTGGAGCAGCATTCCCACACATCATTTAACCGTTACCCCATTAACCGGCTAAAATCAACGGAGTTCGTTAATGAGCTGCAAAGCGGCATCGACGCTTTCACAGCGCATATTCTAACGGGCGCGGATCATCCGGAGCCTGCCGGCCCTCTTCGGGTCTGCCTCGACGGAACCCATGGCGCCCATTTCAAGAGCCTGACCTCTGCGCTGGAGCAGGTCTGTATAGAGCAAAAAAAATCACTGCACATCCTTCACACCGCTGCCTATCTCAAGCCGGAGGCTCAGCTACGGGAGGAGATGGCCCGTTATCTGACAGATAACCGGGCTTTCGGCTATACCGCGCAGGAGGTGCGGCCGATGAATTATTTTCGGGAAGACGCCTTGGCTCAGGTCCAGCAGGATTTGAACGCCCCCGGCATTGACATTTGTGTGCTGGCAGGGCCTGGTGCCGCTCTGCTGACCCCGGGTTGGCCGCAGCTGTCTTACTATATTGACCTTTCCCGGGAAAACCAGCAGCTGCTGCATGCACAGGGTATGGGCAGCTTCGGCCTGGGGAATACCGCAGACAAGGTTGAAACCTATAAGGACTGTTATTTCCTGCAATGGCCGGTCTGGGAGCCGTACCGCCGGGACTGGCTGCATCATTTCGGGCAGCTCTCTGCAGCAGGCCATCAAGCCTGCTATATGGATCTGAACCGGGATGAGCAGCCGGTATTTCTGCCGGTTACTGCTCTGCATCGTATGCTTGATCAGCTGGCGGGCCAGCCGTTCCGGGTAAAGCCGTTTTTTGCACCGGGCATTTGGGGCGGGCAGTATCTGAAGGAGCTGTGTGACCTGCCCAAAGAGTGGGACAACTGCGCCTGGGGCTTTGAGCCGATTGCGCCGGAGAACACGCTGCTGATCGGGGTGGAGGAACAGGTTCTGGAGCTTCCCTTCCCTCTCCTGATGGAAGCCGCGCCGAGCTCCATTATGGGAACGCGGAATGCGGAGCTGTTCGGGGAGTATTTTCCAATTCGGTTCGACTTTCTGGATACGATGGACGGCGGGCGCTTGAGCGTGCAGGTGCATCCGCAGCAGGAGTATATTGAACAGGTTTTTAATGAGCATATGACACAGCAGGAATCCTATTACGTGATGGAGCACAAGCCCGGCTCGACGGTGTATCTGGGATTGACCACGGGAACGACCAAGGACATTCTGCTGGACGCCGTGGAGGAAGCTCATGCCACCAGCGTTCCGCTCGATGTTCCCCGATATGTAAATGAATATACAGCGGAAAAAGGGGCGCTCTACCTTATTCCGCCCGGCACCGTGCACTGCTCCGGACAGAACAATCTCGTGCTTGAGATCTCCTCGACCCCGTGGTGGTTTACGTTCAAAATTTACGATTATTTGCGCCGGGATGCCGATGGCAAGCCGCGCCCGATGAATCCGGGGCATGCCCGCCAGAACATCAAGGACGACATGGACACCCAAGCCGCCGAGAATGGCCTGATCCCAAAGCCTGTCGCCGTTCGGCGCCAGGGCGACAATCTGGAGGAGCTGCTGGGCCAGCGGGAGGATCTGCTGTTTCAGGTGAAACGGCTGAAGCTGACAGATGTCTGGACCGATGACACCAAGGGTGAGTTTGTCATGTTTAATCTGGTGGAGGGCCAGCGGGTCCGCCTGATCCCGTTAGACAATACATCCGCGGCGGTGGAGTGGGGCTATGCCGAGGCGTACATTGTTCCCGCAAGTCTCGGGCCTTATCGGCTGGAGAATGCATCAGAGGGCCCTTGCACGCTGATTGCCGCCCGGGTCAGCCCGGAGTGGAATCACCCCCTGCTGCCATTCACCCGCGCGCTGAGCGGAGCGCAGTTCCAGTGA
- a CDS encoding AraC family transcriptional regulator: protein MTSPPIALIQGFKKANALLNVTLQQIIHPEAALHVHYWGFMPQHFDNTEHKHSFFEACYVLDGTGSYIEGDTEHPLEAGALFLSRPGIPHQIRSRDGLALCYVAFELLSPPRERSGATAVKGPADVASGSGGSDAFRGALSRLAAEGICVLPGGSLAAQPAVMLWHSLLSWFQPGRSEAGVPPLLLKSTALSLLLALIQGHSPPKPQQASPPGPAEEGGMLMRQAELFIKDNLGEALSLERVAGYLHITPRHLTRSFRKFRQQSFVHYVQEQRVQRAKQLLLHTELQIKEISALCGFESVHYFTRIFTIKLGVSPARFRRSQFTEGRFDSRDRASAPFSPKAEDSNLPSSGNDSP from the coding sequence GTGACAAGCCCCCCCATTGCCCTCATTCAAGGGTTCAAAAAAGCAAACGCCCTGCTGAACGTGACCCTGCAGCAGATCATCCATCCCGAAGCTGCGCTTCATGTGCATTACTGGGGATTTATGCCGCAGCATTTCGATAATACGGAGCATAAGCACTCCTTCTTCGAAGCGTGCTATGTGCTGGACGGCACCGGCTCCTATATTGAAGGAGATACCGAGCATCCGCTGGAGGCCGGAGCCCTGTTTCTCTCCCGCCCCGGCATCCCGCACCAGATCCGCAGCCGGGACGGTCTTGCCTTGTGCTATGTCGCCTTCGAGCTGCTCTCTCCCCCGAGAGAGCGTTCTGGAGCGACAGCTGTGAAGGGCCCGGCAGACGTCGCCTCAGGGTCCGGCGGCTCAGACGCCTTTCGCGGTGCCCTCAGCAGGCTCGCAGCGGAAGGCATCTGCGTGCTTCCCGGCGGAAGCCTGGCCGCCCAGCCGGCGGTCATGCTATGGCATTCCTTGCTGTCCTGGTTTCAGCCGGGACGTTCCGAGGCGGGGGTGCCGCCCCTGCTGCTGAAGAGCACGGCTCTCTCGCTCCTCCTCGCCCTGATTCAGGGGCATAGTCCGCCCAAGCCGCAGCAGGCTTCACCACCCGGCCCCGCCGAGGAAGGCGGAATGCTGATGCGCCAAGCCGAGCTGTTCATTAAGGATAATCTGGGCGAGGCGCTGTCTCTGGAACGGGTCGCCGGCTATTTACATATTACCCCGCGGCATTTGACCCGCAGCTTCCGGAAATTCAGGCAGCAATCCTTCGTCCATTATGTACAGGAGCAGCGGGTACAACGAGCCAAGCAGCTTCTCCTCCACACCGAGCTTCAGATCAAGGAGATTTCTGCGCTGTGCGGGTTTGAGTCTGTACATTATTTTACCCGGATCTTTACGATTAAGCTCGGTGTCAGCCCCGCCCGCTTTCGGCGCTCCCAATTCACGGAAGGGCGCTTCGATTCCCGGGACCGGGCGAGCGCGCCCTTCTCTCCTAAGGCGGAGGACAGTAATCTCCCTTCTTCCGGCAACGACAGTCCGTAG
- a CDS encoding endonuclease/exonuclease/phosphatase family protein encodes MTLNTHAWQEEAQRDKIRQLAHFIKEQSVELVALQEVNQGMNAPLVETCELELYAPVEEGVPITEDNYAYVLQQELQGLGLSYYWTWVPVHVGFAVYDEGLAVLSRSPIKEAWSHHVSQLRDYESYRTRKILGVRTCPQGEDTWFVNGHYGWWEDEEPFRGQWDQTEERLKPYRDGPLYVMGDFNNVAQIRQEGYDYILQHGWHDLYTLARERDEGFTVLKSIAGWENNKSPLRIDYIISHLPVEVKSHYVVMNGERGTVVSDHFGVLAEVADRQDGSLAHSIEEQ; translated from the coding sequence ATGACACTGAATACTCATGCATGGCAGGAGGAGGCACAGCGGGACAAGATCAGGCAGCTGGCCCATTTTATCAAGGAGCAGTCGGTAGAGCTTGTGGCGCTGCAGGAGGTCAACCAGGGTATGAACGCGCCTTTGGTAGAGACTTGCGAGCTGGAGCTTTATGCTCCAGTCGAAGAAGGGGTACCGATCACGGAGGATAATTATGCCTATGTGCTGCAGCAGGAGCTGCAGGGTCTGGGCCTCTCTTATTACTGGACCTGGGTGCCGGTGCACGTCGGCTTTGCTGTATATGATGAGGGATTGGCCGTACTGTCCAGGAGTCCCATTAAGGAAGCCTGGTCTCATCATGTATCTCAGCTCCGTGATTACGAGAGCTACCGTACCCGCAAAATCCTTGGCGTAAGAACCTGTCCACAAGGGGAGGACACCTGGTTCGTGAACGGACACTATGGCTGGTGGGAGGATGAGGAGCCGTTTCGCGGACAATGGGATCAGACAGAAGAGCGATTAAAGCCGTACCGGGATGGACCGCTGTATGTGATGGGGGACTTCAATAATGTCGCGCAGATACGTCAAGAAGGCTATGACTATATTTTGCAGCATGGCTGGCATGACCTGTACACCTTGGCCAGGGAGCGGGACGAGGGATTTACCGTGCTCAAGAGCATTGCCGGCTGGGAGAACAACAAGTCTCCACTCCGCATCGACTACATCATTTCCCATCTGCCGGTAGAGGTAAAGAGCCATTACGTGGTGATGAACGGGGAGCGGGGAACGGTGGTGTCGGATCATTTTGGCGTGCTGGCTGAGGTTGCAGACCGGCAAGATGGATCTCTTGCGCATAGTATAGAAGAACAGTAA
- a CDS encoding ROK family protein, whose protein sequence is MTSVVTGTSVKDAAVRPKLTLVLDAGGTMLKGAVLRNGKRVPGIQLKQPSRAQDDAAHIVAGFAHACIDLLEQYLSQEQGLEGRLNAGRLEGLQNERLKVAHPIGIGFAFPGPFDYKEGIALLQGVGKYDALYGQSVRSLLKQQLLSLKTAFPAPALNALAEADIRFGNDALMFGAGAALRYPCERLICLTLGTGLGSAFIDRGRVVAGVQGVPASGMLYAQTFEGAPVDDQFGRRGLLQLAASQGLLQPDMDVAELAAAAAAGDEPCLALFHSYGERLGSMLLPYVMDFRPDRILLGGQISNSWELWRAALQRILAPSGVSLVQLPDTMSCVYQGIHRLFEEDEQD, encoded by the coding sequence GTGACGTCTGTCGTGACGGGAACAAGTGTCAAGGACGCGGCGGTGCGGCCCAAGCTTACACTAGTCCTGGATGCCGGAGGCACCATGCTCAAGGGCGCCGTGCTGCGTAATGGCAAGCGGGTGCCCGGCATTCAATTGAAGCAGCCTTCCCGCGCCCAGGACGATGCAGCACACATCGTCGCCGGATTCGCCCATGCCTGTATAGACCTGCTGGAGCAGTACCTCTCTCAGGAGCAAGGGCTGGAGGGAAGGCTGAATGCAGGGCGACTGGAGGGGCTGCAGAACGAACGGCTGAAGGTGGCCCATCCGATAGGGATCGGCTTTGCTTTTCCGGGACCTTTTGATTACAAGGAGGGCATTGCCCTTCTGCAGGGGGTCGGCAAATACGATGCCTTGTATGGTCAGTCCGTTCGCAGCCTGCTGAAGCAGCAGCTTCTCTCGCTGAAAACAGCTTTTCCGGCGCCGGCCTTGAACGCGCTGGCTGAGGCTGACATCCGTTTCGGCAATGATGCGCTTATGTTCGGGGCAGGGGCAGCCCTGCGGTACCCTTGTGAGCGGCTCATCTGCCTGACGCTCGGGACCGGACTCGGCTCCGCGTTTATCGACCGGGGCCGCGTCGTCGCCGGCGTTCAGGGAGTGCCTGCGAGCGGAATGCTGTATGCACAGACCTTTGAGGGAGCGCCCGTGGACGACCAGTTCGGGCGGCGCGGCCTGCTGCAGTTAGCCGCCTCTCAAGGCTTGCTGCAGCCTGATATGGATGTAGCGGAGCTGGCGGCGGCAGCGGCGGCAGGTGATGAGCCTTGCCTGGCGCTGTTTCACTCCTACGGCGAACGGCTCGGAAGCATGCTGCTGCCTTATGTGATGGATTTCCGTCCAGACCGAATTCTCCTGGGCGGACAGATCTCCAACAGCTGGGAACTGTGGAGAGCTGCTCTGCAGCGCATCCTTGCGCCCAGCGGCGTCAGCCTGGTTCAGCTGCCGGATACGATGTCCTGTGTGTACCAGGGCATCCATCGGCTTTTTGAAGAAGATGAGCAGGATTGA
- a CDS encoding glycoside hydrolase family 38 N-terminal domain-containing protein translates to MKTTLQPSPKRLVIRAEPNLFETGGHFTMSAIPKNNHKPSRPWTIYAIHHSHTDIGYTERQERIEQYHVDFIRQAVKISEAAHRGERPDWKPFRWTCETFWAVEKFLESASAEEQEAFQQAVLRGDIELSGTYLNMTELPDYDLLLRNHSKAQQYAATFGHHIDSAMTADINGYSWGYASSLLENNIQHLFSCIHTHHGMYPLGRKQTPFWWETPDGEKLLVWNGEHYMFGNELGFCPDALGKYMARDEIQHNLMEPEELHNEIAEIRINRYLWNLEQEEYPYGFVPIMVSGLGTDNASPNSDIATWIADWNARYGEQITIQQTTLTEFFSVLKQQDLSGIPVHRGDWPDWWTDGVASTAMHTQIYRDAQRTLRKVKSLDPQYQAVSAARVEEAAQALTMYAEHTWGYHSSVWEPWHPQVQMLEVRKQAYAAQASVLAHRALDETLAARGSALLAPHRALRYEVINTEPREATLQVTLPLDSWEMVILDKQYELIDEADGSNLACQPTRSLQLVTELTLAPGESRKLLLRQVDPSEASPSQRIMTARNIASVAADGVDDVRKATAPEGRIVFSSQAVESDSLRIEWQEGVGITAWYDKQRDADLLDPERKHAPFTPVYEVTPAADLSDAQQVVGARSRMGRNRKGPNVQRDAGRLSQVKLLDNGPLFALVEFVFEVKGMSYYTLHVKMYTQQPRVEVGVRFHKDSVWLAENVYVALPFTLGADAELYADKAGSPVRPWVDQLPYSLLDYTSVQEGLFWQDAGQGDVLALSMPDTPLVQLGSLDPQPRLLHGMQAEGSRPSTYAWILTNYWETNFKATLGGFYEFRYAVEALRGIAKPEQAVQALHASTGGFTVHRI, encoded by the coding sequence TTGAAAACCACTTTACAGCCAAGCCCGAAGCGGCTGGTGATCCGAGCCGAGCCGAATTTATTTGAAACTGGAGGTCATTTTACGATGAGCGCTATTCCGAAAAACAATCATAAGCCTTCCCGTCCCTGGACAATCTACGCCATTCACCACTCTCATACAGACATTGGCTATACCGAGCGTCAGGAGCGGATTGAGCAGTACCATGTGGATTTCATCCGTCAAGCCGTAAAAATATCCGAAGCCGCGCACCGTGGAGAGCGACCGGATTGGAAGCCGTTCCGGTGGACCTGCGAGACTTTTTGGGCGGTGGAAAAATTTCTGGAGTCTGCTTCTGCAGAGGAGCAGGAAGCCTTCCAGCAGGCTGTCCTTCGGGGAGATATTGAGCTGTCCGGTACGTATCTCAATATGACAGAGCTGCCGGATTACGATCTGCTGCTTCGCAACCACAGCAAGGCGCAGCAATATGCAGCCACCTTTGGCCACCACATCGACAGCGCCATGACCGCCGACATTAACGGCTACAGCTGGGGGTATGCCTCGAGCCTGCTTGAGAACAATATTCAGCACCTGTTCTCCTGCATTCACACGCACCATGGCATGTATCCGCTGGGACGCAAGCAGACGCCATTCTGGTGGGAAACGCCAGACGGTGAGAAGCTGCTCGTATGGAACGGCGAGCATTATATGTTCGGCAACGAGCTCGGGTTCTGCCCGGATGCGCTCGGCAAGTACATGGCCCGGGATGAAATCCAGCATAACCTGATGGAGCCGGAAGAGCTTCACAATGAAATTGCCGAGATCCGGATTAACCGCTATTTGTGGAATCTGGAGCAAGAGGAGTATCCGTACGGCTTCGTGCCCATTATGGTATCGGGTCTGGGAACGGATAACGCCTCTCCGAACAGTGATATTGCAACCTGGATTGCGGACTGGAACGCCCGGTACGGCGAGCAGATTACGATTCAGCAGACTACGCTGACTGAATTTTTCTCGGTGCTGAAGCAGCAGGATCTTTCCGGCATTCCGGTGCACCGCGGCGACTGGCCGGACTGGTGGACCGACGGTGTAGCGTCGACCGCGATGCATACTCAGATTTACCGGGATGCCCAGCGCACGCTGCGCAAGGTCAAGTCTCTGGATCCGCAGTATCAGGCGGTTTCGGCAGCGCGTGTAGAGGAGGCGGCCCAGGCACTGACGATGTATGCAGAGCACACCTGGGGCTACCATTCCTCCGTGTGGGAGCCATGGCATCCACAGGTGCAAATGCTGGAGGTCCGCAAGCAGGCATATGCCGCTCAAGCAAGCGTGCTGGCGCACCGGGCACTGGATGAGACGCTGGCGGCTCGGGGCAGTGCCCTGCTGGCTCCGCACCGGGCGCTTCGCTACGAGGTGATTAACACCGAGCCCCGTGAAGCCACGCTGCAGGTGACGCTGCCGCTGGACTCTTGGGAGATGGTCATTCTCGACAAGCAGTACGAGCTGATTGATGAAGCTGACGGCTCGAACCTGGCATGCCAGCCGACCCGCTCGCTGCAGCTGGTGACGGAGCTGACACTGGCACCGGGAGAATCCCGGAAGCTGCTGCTGCGCCAGGTTGATCCCAGCGAGGCCTCCCCGTCCCAGCGCATCATGACTGCCCGGAACATAGCTTCTGTCGCGGCGGATGGTGTGGACGATGTCCGCAAAGCGACTGCGCCGGAGGGCCGCATCGTATTCAGCAGCCAGGCGGTGGAATCGGACAGCCTGCGCATAGAGTGGCAGGAGGGCGTCGGCATTACCGCATGGTATGACAAGCAGCGTGATGCAGACCTGCTGGACCCGGAGCGCAAGCATGCTCCGTTCACACCGGTGTATGAGGTCACGCCGGCAGCCGATCTCAGTGATGCGCAGCAGGTTGTGGGCGCCCGCTCCCGCATGGGGCGCAACCGCAAAGGACCGAATGTCCAGCGGGACGCCGGTCGTCTGTCCCAGGTGAAGCTGCTGGATAACGGACCGCTGTTCGCGCTTGTAGAGTTTGTGTTTGAGGTTAAGGGCATGTCCTACTACACCCTGCACGTCAAAATGTATACGCAGCAGCCTCGCGTTGAGGTCGGAGTGCGCTTCCATAAGGACAGCGTATGGCTGGCGGAGAATGTTTATGTGGCGCTGCCGTTTACGCTGGGTGCGGACGCAGAGCTATATGCAGATAAAGCGGGCAGCCCGGTTCGCCCATGGGTCGATCAGCTTCCTTACAGCCTGCTGGATTATACCAGCGTGCAGGAGGGTCTTTTCTGGCAGGACGCCGGGCAAGGCGACGTGCTGGCGCTGTCCATGCCGGATACGCCGCTCGTGCAGCTCGGCTCCCTGGATCCGCAGCCTCGCCTGCTGCACGGTATGCAGGCCGAGGGCAGCCGTCCATCCACGTATGCGTGGATCCTGACGAACTACTGGGAGACCAATTTCAAAGCGACGCTCGGCGGTTTTTACGAGTTCCGCTATGCCGTGGAAGCACTCCGCGGCATAGCCAAGCCGGAGCAAGCCGTGCAGGCGCTGCACGCCTCCACGGGCGGCTTCACCGTGCACCGCATTTAA
- a CDS encoding sugar phosphate isomerase/epimerase family protein — protein sequence MRKMGIGLQLYTLRDETEADFKGTLRKVAELGYEGVEFAGYGGIPAEEMKSLLDEHGLKAIGAHVGLHLLREDLQKEIQYLKTIGAKYMMCPYVAPEDRETEEDWKALFSFLEEAGAEAAKQGMVFGYHNHAFEFTDQVGSETVFDAMYAATSPEYVQVEMDVCWVQFAGHDPIAYINKYAGRLPLLHLKDFDKDAEGNIKTLELSQGVVDLPAVIQAASDAGTQWLIVEQDVCQNPPLQSIENSMNWVKNNYLNQL from the coding sequence ATGAGAAAAATGGGTATCGGTTTGCAATTGTACACACTGCGTGACGAAACGGAGGCTGACTTCAAGGGCACCCTTCGCAAGGTTGCAGAGCTCGGCTATGAGGGCGTGGAATTTGCAGGCTACGGCGGTATCCCGGCAGAGGAAATGAAGAGTCTGCTGGACGAGCACGGCTTGAAGGCGATCGGCGCACATGTGGGACTGCATCTGCTCCGGGAGGATCTGCAGAAGGAGATCCAGTACCTGAAAACCATTGGCGCGAAGTACATGATGTGTCCTTACGTGGCCCCGGAAGACCGGGAAACCGAGGAAGATTGGAAAGCGCTGTTCTCGTTCCTGGAGGAAGCGGGAGCGGAAGCTGCGAAGCAGGGAATGGTGTTTGGGTATCACAACCACGCATTTGAATTTACGGATCAGGTCGGCAGCGAAACCGTATTTGATGCGATGTACGCGGCGACTTCTCCGGAATATGTTCAGGTAGAGATGGACGTATGCTGGGTCCAGTTTGCCGGTCATGACCCGATTGCTTACATCAACAAGTATGCCGGACGCCTGCCGCTGCTGCACTTGAAGGATTTTGACAAGGATGCTGAGGGCAATATCAAGACCCTGGAGCTGAGCCAGGGCGTTGTGGATCTGCCGGCGGTCATCCAGGCAGCCTCGGACGCAGGAACCCAGTGGCTGATCGTGGAGCAGGACGTCTGCCAGAACCCGCCGCTGCAGAGCATCGAGAACAGCATGAACTGGGTGAAGAACAACTATCTGAACCAGTTGTAA
- a CDS encoding SWIM zinc finger family protein — MNLAQPLDDLEWQELIEDTAQYFNEIMLKRGFQYYKQQRVRDLEITDSGDISAGVSGTEPYYVRLYPADLQRSICSCPVETRCKHLAAALLEAASRQGRSITALVNAHSAPLLSRRSKVTSAARGTGTPQDELDHGKPQLQKLLQTAPRLGELSIAEWHEFFHQASLLPGVAVTHSMYSRSAMDAIQQLKPAGAKLSMASFTTLYDFNASLFILGQLIGQSKNSNGATLFMGYHVQMAAEQLLNSMTNQLDSGKWSFRIQEMKERETLLLQGTIDFLRDKMLSGAPKSPTYYQVYSLLWARGIAPYSFNAAFYERELQQLKTAANEKQPPASSSISLMASALMHFYLKQDEACWDKLYGADEVMHIHPYDLFQLLDAVEQNKDGHRLVRWLVETGPLFAHYNNPYMSQYMSFWEQALEWVPQAEAQMWDTLTAMLPFSKVIYDDALWSRGQWRRWIDLQLSTEREPLDYRVSVLAPIEKEEPELLLPFYHQAVERYVLQKNRSSYKSAVKLLKRLAKLYKKLKQPERWELFLDAFIERHSRLRALHEEMRRGKLLS; from the coding sequence ATGAATCTTGCCCAGCCGCTGGATGACCTGGAATGGCAGGAGCTGATTGAAGATACTGCACAATATTTTAATGAAATTATGCTGAAGCGCGGCTTCCAGTACTATAAGCAGCAGCGCGTACGCGACCTGGAGATTACGGATTCCGGAGACATCAGCGCCGGTGTATCCGGCACCGAGCCGTATTATGTACGCCTGTATCCTGCCGATCTTCAGCGCAGCATATGCAGCTGTCCGGTCGAAACACGCTGCAAGCATCTCGCTGCGGCCTTGCTGGAGGCCGCTTCCCGGCAGGGACGGTCGATCACGGCGCTCGTGAACGCCCACTCCGCCCCGCTGCTGTCACGCCGCAGCAAAGTGACTTCTGCAGCACGCGGCACAGGCACCCCCCAGGACGAGCTTGATCACGGTAAGCCTCAGCTCCAGAAGCTGCTTCAAACCGCTCCGCGGTTAGGGGAGCTTTCCATTGCGGAGTGGCATGAATTTTTCCACCAAGCCTCGCTGCTGCCGGGTGTCGCTGTGACGCATTCGATGTACTCCCGCAGCGCGATGGATGCCATTCAGCAGCTCAAGCCAGCAGGCGCAAAGCTGAGCATGGCGTCCTTTACTACGCTGTATGATTTCAACGCGAGCCTGTTTATTCTGGGTCAGCTGATTGGACAGTCCAAGAACAGCAATGGTGCGACCCTGTTCATGGGCTACCATGTGCAAATGGCAGCAGAGCAGCTGCTGAATAGCATGACGAACCAGCTGGACTCCGGCAAATGGAGCTTTCGCATTCAGGAAATGAAGGAACGCGAGACCTTGCTGCTGCAGGGTACGATTGATTTTTTGCGTGACAAGATGCTCTCCGGTGCACCCAAAAGCCCAACCTACTATCAGGTGTACAGTCTGCTTTGGGCCCGAGGAATTGCACCCTACAGCTTCAATGCCGCCTTTTATGAGCGGGAGCTGCAGCAGCTAAAGACGGCCGCTAACGAGAAGCAGCCCCCGGCTTCGAGCTCTATCAGCCTGATGGCATCTGCCCTGATGCACTTTTATTTGAAGCAGGACGAGGCTTGCTGGGACAAGCTGTACGGCGCCGATGAAGTCATGCACATCCATCCCTATGATCTATTTCAACTTCTGGATGCCGTGGAGCAAAATAAAGACGGGCACCGGCTTGTTCGCTGGCTGGTAGAAACGGGGCCGCTGTTTGCCCATTACAATAATCCATACATGAGCCAGTATATGAGCTTCTGGGAGCAGGCTTTAGAATGGGTTCCTCAAGCAGAGGCCCAGATGTGGGACACACTCACCGCGATGCTTCCGTTCTCCAAAGTCATCTACGACGATGCCCTGTGGAGCCGCGGACAGTGGCGCCGCTGGATCGATCTGCAGCTGAGCACCGAGCGCGAGCCGCTGGATTATCGTGTCAGTGTGCTGGCACCCATTGAAAAAGAAGAGCCGGAGCTGCTCCTCCCCTTCTATCATCAGGCCGTGGAGCGCTATGTGCTGCAGAAGAACCGCAGCAGCTACAAATCAGCTGTCAAGCTGCTGAAACGGCTGGCCAAGCTGTACAAGAAGCTGAAGCAGCCGGAGCGCTGGGAGCTGTTTCTGGATGCATTTATCGAACGTCACAGCAGACTTCGTGCCCTGCATGAAGAAATGCGGAGAGGAAA
- a CDS encoding IS3 family transposase: MSSIEEAQRRMEEYIHIHNKGRAKRKLNKLTPVEYRRQLAA; this comes from the coding sequence ATGAGTAGCATTGAAGAGGCACAAAGGCGAATGGAGGAATACATTCACATTCACAACAAGGGAAGAGCAAAGAGAAAACTAAATAAGCTGACGCCGGTTGAGTACCGGCGTCAGCTTGCAGCCTAG